The Polaromonas sp. JS666 genome has a segment encoding these proteins:
- a CDS encoding NADPH-dependent FMN reductase has product MEYEMQRNPKILAFSGSSRKGSLNANLLKHAVDAVRAAGADVTAIDLRDLSLPLYDGDLEAGHGVPENAKILRTQMIAHDGFLMASPEYNGSVSALLKNTLDWCSRPVDGIDGLAPYRGKTVALLSASVSPFGGARGLIALRAIMAKMGAIVLGEDVAVPFAQNAFDDSGALTHAGAIQVVHTLATNFVKLTHKLHVLPALDGSVR; this is encoded by the coding sequence ATGGAATATGAAATGCAACGAAACCCTAAGATCCTCGCCTTTTCCGGAAGCTCGCGGAAAGGCTCATTAAATGCCAACCTCTTGAAGCATGCCGTGGATGCAGTCCGGGCGGCTGGTGCCGATGTGACTGCCATCGACCTGAGAGATCTTTCACTGCCCCTGTACGACGGTGACCTCGAGGCCGGGCACGGCGTTCCCGAAAATGCCAAGATCCTGCGCACGCAGATGATCGCGCATGACGGCTTCCTGATGGCATCGCCTGAATACAACGGTTCGGTGTCGGCTCTTCTTAAGAATACGCTGGACTGGTGCTCGCGGCCCGTCGACGGGATCGACGGGCTGGCACCTTACCGCGGCAAGACGGTGGCCCTGTTGTCCGCTTCGGTCAGCCCCTTTGGCGGTGCGCGTGGATTGATCGCCCTGCGCGCCATCATGGCGAAGATGGGCGCGATTGTTCTGGGCGAAGACGTGGCCGTGCCATTTGCTCAGAACGCCTTCGACGACAGCGGCGCCCTGACCCATGCGGGAGCGATTCAGGTCGTTCACACTCTTGCGACCAACTTCGTCAAGCTGACACACAAGCTGCACGTCCTGCCGGCTCTAGATGGAAGTGTGCGATGA
- a CDS encoding branched-chain amino acid ABC transporter permease: MNILLIEQTLNGFQFGLMLFLLAAGLTLVFGIMDMINLAHGSLYMVGAFLTAAVTQASGSYTVGVLSALAGTAVFGMLLEVSLLRRLYRRDHLSQVLATFALILICNEGVRMIWGASPIKLNAPEALSRPIELVPGLFYPAHRLLIIVVGIVVAIGLYILVAKTRVGMWVRAGASNREMATAMGVNIQWLFTFVFGFGAALCALAGSMLSPLMAVQVGMGESILILAFVVVVIGGIGSIRGAFVGALLIGTVDTLSRTLIPTLLGQFLSPSTTSALGPALASIIIYVLMAAVLFWKPQGLFPARG, from the coding sequence ATGAACATCCTGCTAATTGAGCAGACATTGAACGGCTTTCAGTTCGGCCTGATGCTGTTTCTGTTGGCGGCCGGGCTGACGCTGGTGTTTGGCATCATGGACATGATTAACTTGGCGCACGGTTCGCTGTATATGGTGGGCGCCTTCCTTACCGCAGCCGTGACACAAGCCAGTGGTTCATACACTGTGGGTGTTCTATCCGCATTGGCAGGAACGGCCGTTTTCGGCATGCTGCTCGAAGTGTCGCTGTTGCGGCGCCTCTACCGCAGGGACCATTTGTCCCAGGTCCTCGCGACCTTCGCGTTGATCCTGATCTGCAATGAAGGTGTTCGCATGATTTGGGGAGCTTCGCCGATCAAGCTGAATGCGCCCGAAGCCTTGTCCCGGCCGATCGAGCTGGTTCCAGGATTGTTTTACCCCGCACACCGCTTGCTGATCATTGTGGTTGGGATAGTCGTTGCGATAGGGCTGTACATACTGGTCGCGAAGACCCGCGTCGGCATGTGGGTGAGGGCGGGCGCATCGAACCGCGAAATGGCGACGGCAATGGGCGTCAATATTCAGTGGCTGTTTACCTTTGTTTTTGGTTTCGGCGCCGCGCTGTGCGCATTGGCCGGCTCCATGTTAAGCCCATTGATGGCTGTGCAGGTCGGCATGGGTGAGAGCATCCTGATTCTTGCGTTCGTTGTCGTCGTGATCGGCGGAATTGGCTCTATTCGGGGCGCCTTCGTCGGCGCGCTGCTGATCGGAACCGTGGATACGCTTAGCCGGACTTTGATTCCGACATTGCTCGGCCAGTTTCTCTCGCCGTCAACCACCTCGGCCCTCGGTCCCGCCCTCGCGTCCATCATCATTTATGTCTTGATGGCCGCAGTTCTGTTTTGGAAACCCCAGGGCTTGTTCCCTGCGAGAGGATGA
- a CDS encoding branched-chain amino acid ABC transporter permease translates to MTIIVLVLLLALPWAATASDHAFYTTFATRIMIFALAATSLNLVLGFGGMVAFGHAGFLGIGAYTVGILMDKGFSSAWLSWPAATLISGAIAGLIGLVSLRTKGVYFIMITLSFAQMLYFISVSLTYFGGDDGMSLPGRSIIQFGPDLASDDRFFYVVLGLCVAVLFFLHRLINGRFGRVLQSIRENETRMSSIGYPVFRYKLVAFTISGALAGLAGALIANQNGFISPSLMLWTQSGSLMIMIILGGVGYLYGGVLGSVVFLLLEEGLSNVTIHWQLPLGLILLCVVLFAPTGLVGFFRDRRRHD, encoded by the coding sequence ATGACGATTATTGTGCTCGTCCTGCTACTGGCCCTGCCTTGGGCGGCCACCGCCTCGGATCACGCCTTCTACACCACGTTTGCCACACGCATCATGATTTTTGCGCTGGCGGCCACCAGCCTCAACCTCGTGCTGGGCTTTGGTGGCATGGTGGCGTTCGGGCATGCCGGCTTCCTCGGCATCGGTGCCTACACCGTGGGCATCCTGATGGACAAAGGCTTCAGCTCGGCATGGCTTTCCTGGCCTGCGGCGACCTTGATCAGTGGCGCCATCGCCGGTCTGATCGGGCTGGTGTCGCTGAGGACCAAGGGTGTCTATTTCATCATGATTACCCTTTCCTTCGCCCAGATGCTCTACTTTATTTCGGTTTCGCTGACTTATTTTGGAGGAGATGATGGCATGTCTTTACCGGGAAGATCGATCATTCAGTTTGGCCCCGACCTAGCCTCGGATGACCGGTTTTTCTATGTGGTGCTGGGATTGTGTGTGGCTGTGCTTTTTTTCCTGCACCGTCTGATCAATGGGCGATTCGGCCGTGTGCTGCAGTCCATCCGCGAAAACGAAACGCGCATGTCTTCGATCGGTTATCCGGTGTTCCGGTACAAGCTCGTTGCTTTCACGATCTCCGGCGCGCTGGCCGGGCTGGCGGGCGCCTTGATCGCTAACCAGAACGGTTTTATCAGTCCTAGCCTGATGTTATGGACGCAATCCGGCTCGCTGATGATCATGATCATCCTGGGCGGCGTTGGCTACCTGTATGGCGGCGTGCTCGGATCGGTGGTCTTTCTGCTGCTGGAGGAGGGACTGTCCAATGTTACCATTCACTGGCAACTGCCTCTTGGTTTGATCCTGTTGTGCGTGGTCCTCTTCGCGCCCACCGGCTTGGTCGGATTTTTCCGGGATCGGCGCCGTCATGACTAA